A region from the Pirellulales bacterium genome encodes:
- a CDS encoding cyclic nucleotide-binding domain-containing protein, with protein sequence MAIDEVLSVLTSLSFASGLSRHTLTALAGASVIERLPAGAIVFREGQMCPDLYLLVEGRVSLQMHVPGRGDVAMLSVGRGEFLGWSPLLGGGAVTATALVSEPCMLIRIAAAELHELCREDSKLGYEVMTQIARALAHRLLATRLQLLDMFADGRSAPFGVQPQ encoded by the coding sequence ATGGCGATCGACGAAGTGTTGTCTGTGCTGACTTCATTGAGTTTTGCCTCGGGCCTGTCGCGGCACACGCTCACGGCATTGGCCGGCGCATCGGTGATTGAACGACTGCCGGCCGGGGCGATTGTGTTTCGTGAAGGGCAGATGTGCCCTGATTTGTATCTGCTGGTCGAAGGACGCGTGTCGTTGCAGATGCATGTGCCAGGCCGCGGGGATGTCGCCATGCTCTCGGTGGGCCGCGGCGAGTTTCTCGGCTGGTCACCCTTGTTGGGCGGCGGTGCCGTGACCGCGACCGCCTTGGTCAGCGAGCCTTGCATGCTCATTCGGATCGCCGCAGCGGAGCTGCACGAACTGTGCCGCGAAGATTCCAAGTTGGGGTACGAGGTGATGACGCAGATTGCCCGGGCGCTGGCGCATCGTTTGTTGGCGACCCGGCTGCAGTTGCTCGACATGTTTGCCGACGGTCGGTCCGCACCATTTGGAGTGCAACCACAATGA
- a CDS encoding hydrogenase maturation protease codes for MTALPAQLVIGLGSPHGDDRAGWEVARALAELNLPGCDVRLANSGAAVLDLLTGAERLVICDAVRGMGPGGTVARWNWPLPQAAPWQAAGSHDLGLREALTLAERLGTLPGEVVIWGVEAVSIGPAERLSEIVRAALPGLVARIEAELREHPCHA; via the coding sequence ATGACCGCGCTCCCCGCGCAGTTGGTGATCGGCTTGGGCAGCCCGCACGGCGACGATCGCGCCGGCTGGGAAGTGGCCCGCGCGCTCGCCGAGCTGAACCTGCCCGGCTGCGACGTGCGTTTGGCGAATAGCGGTGCCGCGGTACTCGATCTGCTGACCGGTGCCGAGCGGCTGGTGATTTGCGACGCGGTGCGCGGCATGGGGCCGGGTGGCACCGTGGCCCGCTGGAACTGGCCGCTGCCGCAGGCGGCACCGTGGCAGGCGGCCGGAAGTCACGACCTGGGGCTGCGCGAGGCGCTGACCCTGGCCGAACGGTTAGGCACGCTGCCCGGCGAGGTGGTGATCTGGGGTGTCGAGGCCGTGAGCATCGGGCCGGCCGAACGGCTGTCGGAGATCGTTCGCGCGGCGCTGCCCGGCCTCGTGGCACGCATCGAGGCAGAGCTTCGGGAACATCCGTGTCATGCATGA
- a CDS encoding GNAT family N-acetyltransferase, translating into MTVRLLKQILQPQRIAVVGASNQPGKVGHTVFRNLITGGFEGVVYPINSQRDAVQGVQAYRELSKLPHPVETVIICTPAETVAGVVADAIAAGAKGAVVLSAGFREVGAAGALRDEELRQVLAGAEEFRLIGPNCLGFMVPRLRLNASFAADLAAPGQVAFVSQSGALCTSVLDWALREGIGFSHFLSIGNMLDVGFADLIDYLAADPQTQSLIVYIESIESPREFMSAARAFARTKPLVAFKAGRFAESAQAAASHTGALAGVDAVYAAAFERAGIVRVEQIDDLLDCARLLARPRPLPGPRLAILTNAGGPGVIATDALLERSGELARLDPATIAALEAQLPEHWSRRNPIDLLGDAPPQRLAQALASVLADAQVDGALVILTPQAMTAVTATAQAVIDVAQRQHKPVLAAWMGGARTAEGSRLLAAAGVPTYETPEQAIRAFQYLVSYGRNLRVLHETPREIALPFRLAQPQRDQQAAEICAANLDAFSAADAKALLSLYEIPVAAAQEATSRAEAQALARQVGFPVALKLWSPQIQHKTDVGGVALDLADVEAVGQAYDRMIDRARSMRPDAEIRGVTVEPMVVSATGVELILGAKQDPVFGSVVLVGMGGVTAELLRDVALGLPPLNERLARRMLQSLRGWPLLNGYRGRPPVAVDKLLETLLRFSALVAECPQLREFDINPLLATPDAVIALDARATIDRAAVAHPPKRFAHLAIRPYPDEWTRPAVIDHTQQVVLRPIKPEDEPLWHDLLARCSERSIHYRFRYLFRKTTHEMAVRFCYVDYDRELPIVVEIAGPPRELIGVARLVADPDHECAEFAVLVADAWQQRGLGGMLLDYALEIASRWGLKRVYGETSADNRAMLHTFRSRGFELQPEGDSVLATRMIEPA; encoded by the coding sequence GTGACAGTTCGCTTGCTCAAACAAATCCTCCAGCCGCAACGCATTGCCGTCGTCGGCGCCAGCAACCAGCCCGGCAAAGTCGGGCACACAGTATTTCGTAACTTGATAACAGGCGGCTTCGAAGGAGTCGTCTATCCGATCAACAGCCAGCGGGACGCTGTGCAAGGCGTACAAGCCTATCGCGAGCTGAGCAAATTGCCGCACCCGGTCGAGACGGTGATCATTTGCACGCCGGCCGAGACGGTCGCCGGTGTCGTGGCCGATGCGATCGCCGCGGGCGCCAAGGGGGCGGTCGTGCTCTCGGCCGGGTTTCGCGAGGTCGGCGCGGCCGGGGCTCTGCGCGACGAAGAACTCCGGCAAGTGCTCGCCGGCGCCGAGGAGTTTCGCCTGATCGGTCCCAACTGCCTGGGATTCATGGTCCCGCGGCTGCGCCTGAATGCGAGCTTTGCGGCCGATCTGGCCGCACCGGGCCAGGTGGCTTTCGTCTCGCAATCGGGCGCCCTGTGCACCTCGGTGCTCGATTGGGCGCTGCGCGAAGGGATCGGCTTTTCGCACTTTCTCTCGATCGGCAACATGCTCGACGTCGGGTTTGCCGACCTGATCGACTACCTGGCAGCCGACCCGCAAACGCAATCGCTGATCGTCTACATCGAATCGATCGAGTCGCCGCGCGAGTTCATGTCGGCCGCCCGGGCCTTCGCTCGTACGAAGCCGCTCGTGGCCTTCAAGGCGGGGCGCTTCGCCGAAAGCGCCCAGGCCGCCGCATCGCACACCGGCGCCCTGGCCGGCGTCGACGCGGTCTATGCCGCGGCCTTCGAGCGCGCGGGCATCGTTCGCGTCGAACAGATCGACGACCTGCTCGACTGCGCTCGGCTGTTGGCGCGGCCGCGCCCGTTGCCGGGCCCGCGCCTGGCCATCCTGACCAACGCCGGGGGCCCGGGCGTGATCGCCACCGACGCCCTGCTCGAGCGCAGCGGCGAGCTGGCCCGGCTCGATCCGGCCACGATCGCCGCGCTCGAGGCCCAGTTGCCCGAGCATTGGTCGCGGCGCAACCCGATCGACCTGCTGGGCGACGCGCCGCCGCAGCGCCTGGCGCAGGCCCTGGCCAGCGTGCTGGCCGACGCGCAGGTCGACGGCGCGCTGGTCATTCTCACGCCGCAGGCGATGACCGCCGTCACGGCCACCGCGCAGGCCGTGATCGACGTGGCGCAGCGACAGCACAAGCCGGTGCTGGCCGCGTGGATGGGCGGCGCGCGGACCGCGGAGGGATCGCGGCTGCTGGCTGCCGCCGGCGTGCCGACCTACGAAACGCCCGAGCAGGCGATTCGTGCGTTTCAGTATCTCGTGTCGTACGGGCGCAACCTGCGCGTGCTGCACGAGACGCCGCGCGAGATTGCGTTGCCCTTCCGCCTCGCGCAGCCCCAGCGCGACCAGCAAGCCGCGGAGATCTGCGCCGCCAATCTCGACGCGTTTTCGGCGGCCGATGCCAAAGCCTTGCTGTCGCTCTACGAGATCCCCGTGGCCGCCGCCCAGGAAGCCACGAGCCGCGCCGAGGCCCAGGCCCTGGCGCGACAAGTCGGCTTTCCGGTGGCGCTCAAGCTCTGGTCGCCGCAAATCCAGCACAAGACCGACGTCGGCGGCGTCGCGCTCGATCTGGCCGACGTCGAAGCCGTGGGGCAGGCCTACGATCGCATGATCGATCGTGCCCGTTCGATGCGACCCGACGCCGAAATTCGTGGCGTGACGGTCGAGCCGATGGTCGTCTCGGCGACCGGCGTCGAATTGATCCTCGGTGCCAAGCAAGACCCCGTGTTCGGCAGCGTGGTGCTGGTCGGCATGGGCGGCGTGACGGCCGAATTGCTGCGCGACGTGGCCCTGGGCCTGCCGCCGCTGAACGAACGTCTCGCGCGGCGGATGCTCCAGTCGCTGCGCGGCTGGCCACTGCTGAACGGCTATCGTGGGCGGCCCCCGGTGGCCGTCGACAAGCTGCTCGAAACGCTGCTGCGGTTCTCGGCGCTGGTGGCCGAGTGCCCGCAACTGCGCGAGTTCGACATCAATCCACTCCTCGCAACCCCCGATGCGGTGATTGCGCTCGATGCCCGGGCCACGATCGATCGGGCGGCCGTCGCACATCCGCCCAAGCGGTTTGCCCACCTGGCGATTCGCCCCTATCCCGATGAATGGACGCGGCCGGCCGTGATCGATCACACGCAGCAGGTCGTGCTGCGGCCGATCAAGCCCGAGGATGAGCCGCTGTGGCACGATCTGTTGGCTCGGTGTTCCGAACGGTCGATCCACTACCGGTTTCGTTACCTGTTCAGGAAGACGACGCACGAAATGGCCGTGCGGTTTTGCTATGTCGACTACGATCGCGAGCTGCCGATCGTCGTCGAGATCGCCGGGCCACCGCGCGAGCTGATCGGCGTGGCGCGGTTGGTCGCCGATCCCGATCATGAATGCGCCGAGTTCGCCGTGCTCGTGGCCGATGCCTGGCAACAGCGCGGCCTGGGCGGCATGCTGCTCGACTACGCGTTGGAAATCGCGTCACGCTGGGGGCTCAAGCGTGTCTACGGCGAAACCTCGGCCGACAACCGCGCAATGCTGCACACGTTTCGCTCGCGCGGCTTTGAGCTGCAGCCCGAAGGCGACTCGGTCCTGGCGACACGGATGATCGAGCCGGCCTAG
- a CDS encoding oxidoreductase, whose amino-acid sequence MPSAHRPTLAVFKFASCDGCQLTLLDAEDELLTLAGQVDVAYFLEASSRAVEGVYDLALVEGSITTAADAARIQEVRQRSRYLVTIGACATAGGIQALRNWANHAEFLSAVYARPDYLDSLATSTPISDHVAVDYELRGCPINKVQLLEVLRAFLHGIRPRLPDEAVCGDCKRRGTVCIWVARGVPCVGPVTHAGCGAICPAYERGCYGCYGPTGQPNVVALSEHLAASGVRLAEVQRALRNFNGYAPEFREASERLVDG is encoded by the coding sequence ATGCCATCTGCACACCGACCGACGTTGGCCGTCTTCAAGTTTGCCTCGTGCGACGGCTGTCAATTGACGCTGTTGGACGCCGAGGACGAGTTGTTGACGCTCGCCGGTCAGGTCGACGTGGCGTATTTTCTCGAAGCCTCGAGCCGCGCGGTGGAGGGCGTCTACGACCTCGCGCTGGTCGAAGGCTCGATCACCACCGCCGCCGATGCGGCGCGCATTCAGGAAGTTCGGCAGCGCAGCCGTTACCTGGTCACGATCGGCGCGTGTGCCACGGCGGGCGGCATCCAGGCCCTGCGCAATTGGGCCAACCATGCCGAATTCTTGAGCGCGGTTTACGCCCGGCCCGATTATCTCGACTCGCTGGCGACGTCGACGCCGATCTCGGACCACGTCGCGGTCGATTACGAGCTGCGCGGCTGCCCGATCAACAAGGTCCAGTTGCTCGAGGTGCTGCGCGCGTTCCTGCATGGCATTCGGCCGCGGCTGCCTGACGAGGCCGTCTGTGGCGACTGCAAGCGGCGCGGTACGGTCTGCATCTGGGTCGCGCGCGGAGTGCCCTGCGTAGGTCCGGTCACGCACGCAGGCTGCGGCGCGATTTGCCCCGCCTACGAGCGCGGCTGCTACGGCTGTTACGGACCGACGGGTCAACCAAACGTCGTGGCGCTGTCCGAGCATCTGGCGGCCAGCGGTGTACGGTTGGCCGAGGTCCAGCGCGCGTTGCGCAACTTCAACGGTTATGCCCCCGAGTTCCGCGAGGCGAGTGAACGACTCGTCGATGGATGA
- a CDS encoding 4Fe-4S dicluster domain-containing protein — MTDADRTAPPARVLAKQDFDALLGALRARGYEVLGPTLAEGAIVYGPLNAAADLPRGWTDRQEPGRYRLERRDDDAWFGYVVGPHSWKRYLFPPHVSLCVSRRTATGWETELATPEVKRYAFVGVRACELAAIAVQDRVFQGSAYQDPHYVARRREALLVAVNCTQAAETCFCTSMGTGPRATAGFDLGLTELPEAFVVETGSPRGAEVLAELPTRPASDSDLSTSAAARQQAVTQITRRLDAERAPELLMSNLNHPRWQQVAERCLSCANCTLVCPTCFCSGVNELGDLEGQSAERVRTWDSCFHPQLSYLNGGLVRNDIRARYRQWLTHKLATWHEQFGSSGCVGCGRCITWCPVGIDLTEEVAALAESTR, encoded by the coding sequence ATGACGGATGCCGATCGCACCGCGCCGCCGGCGCGGGTGCTCGCCAAACAGGATTTCGACGCGCTGTTGGGCGCGCTGCGCGCTCGTGGTTACGAGGTTCTCGGCCCGACGCTGGCCGAAGGAGCGATCGTCTACGGCCCGCTGAATGCGGCGGCCGATCTGCCGCGCGGCTGGACCGATCGCCAAGAGCCCGGCCGCTATCGGCTCGAACGCCGCGACGACGACGCCTGGTTCGGCTACGTCGTCGGTCCGCACTCGTGGAAGCGCTACCTGTTTCCTCCCCACGTATCGTTGTGCGTCTCGCGACGCACGGCGACGGGTTGGGAAACCGAACTGGCGACGCCGGAGGTGAAGCGGTACGCGTTTGTCGGCGTCAGGGCCTGTGAACTGGCAGCCATTGCGGTGCAAGATCGCGTGTTCCAGGGGTCGGCCTACCAGGACCCCCATTACGTGGCCCGGCGGCGCGAGGCGCTGCTCGTGGCCGTGAATTGCACGCAAGCGGCAGAGACCTGTTTTTGCACCTCGATGGGCACCGGTCCTCGAGCGACGGCCGGTTTCGATCTGGGCTTGACCGAATTGCCCGAGGCCTTCGTGGTCGAGACGGGCAGCCCGCGCGGCGCGGAGGTGTTGGCCGAGCTGCCCACGCGCCCGGCGAGCGATTCGGACCTGAGCACGTCCGCAGCCGCGCGCCAGCAGGCCGTCACGCAGATCACCCGGCGGCTCGATGCGGAGCGCGCGCCGGAGTTGTTGATGTCGAACCTCAACCACCCGCGCTGGCAGCAGGTGGCGGAGCGTTGCTTGTCCTGTGCCAATTGCACGCTGGTGTGCCCGACGTGCTTTTGCAGCGGCGTGAACGAGCTGGGCGACCTGGAAGGCCAGTCGGCCGAACGGGTCCGCACTTGGGACAGTTGTTTTCATCCGCAGCTCAGCTATCTCAACGGCGGCCTGGTGCGCAACGACATCCGTGCGCGGTACCGGCAATGGCTCACGCATAAGCTGGCCACCTGGCACGAGCAGTTCGGCAGCTCGGGTTGCGTCGGCTGCGGGCGGTGCATCACCTGGTGCCCCGTGGGAATCGATTTGACCGAGGAAGTCGCGGCACTGGCGGAGTCGACGCGATGA
- a CDS encoding FAD/NAD(P)-binding protein, whose protein sequence is MSRTMQPPVAEQPWQVRWMVLRDKAPEIAEVDTYFLSPATGHELPEYRFLPGQFNMLYLPGIGEVPISVSAHPDARESLAHTVRAAGNVTRALARLPVGEFVGLRGPFGTCWPLEEIEGRDVLLVAGGLGLAPLRPAIYHLLDHRARYGRIMLLYGARTPANMLYPHEYDAWRKAGLEIELTADRSAPGWHGHVGVVPLLVDRCPLAAPAETALLLCGPEVMMRYVIRAARARGFPAEHIWLSLERNMQCAVGLCGHCQLGAEFICRDGPVFSYDRVARLLHVEGL, encoded by the coding sequence ATGAGCCGGACCATGCAGCCGCCGGTTGCCGAACAGCCTTGGCAGGTGCGGTGGATGGTCTTGCGCGACAAGGCGCCGGAGATCGCCGAGGTCGACACGTATTTCTTGAGCCCCGCCACGGGACACGAGTTGCCGGAATACCGCTTTCTGCCCGGCCAGTTCAATATGCTCTACCTGCCTGGGATCGGCGAAGTTCCGATTTCGGTCAGTGCACATCCGGACGCGCGCGAGTCGCTGGCACATACCGTGCGTGCCGCCGGGAACGTGACGCGGGCGCTGGCGCGCTTGCCGGTGGGCGAGTTCGTCGGATTGCGCGGGCCGTTTGGAACGTGCTGGCCGCTGGAAGAGATCGAGGGCCGAGACGTGTTGTTGGTGGCCGGCGGCCTGGGGCTGGCGCCGTTGCGGCCGGCCATCTATCACTTGCTCGACCACCGCGCGCGGTACGGCCGGATCATGCTGTTGTATGGTGCGCGGACGCCCGCCAACATGCTCTATCCACACGAGTACGACGCCTGGCGCAAAGCCGGGCTGGAGATCGAATTGACCGCCGACCGTAGCGCGCCCGGTTGGCACGGGCACGTCGGCGTCGTGCCGCTGTTGGTCGATCGCTGCCCGCTGGCCGCGCCGGCCGAGACGGCCCTGCTGTTGTGCGGACCCGAGGTGATGATGCGCTACGTCATCCGCGCGGCCCGGGCGCGAGGTTTTCCCGCCGAACACATCTGGCTGTCCCTGGAGCGCAACATGCAATGCGCCGTGGGACTGTGCGGGCATTGCCAGTTGGGCGCCGAATTCATCTGCCGCGACGGACCGGTGTTTTCCTACGACCGCGTGGCGCGGCTGTTGCACGTCGAGGGGCTCTAG
- the hypB gene encoding hydrogenase nickel incorporation protein HypB has product MSATRLQIDRPVLAEARQRAAEFRDARSRAGTLVVNLLSSPGAGKTSLLEAVARHWRGRHTLAVLVGDLATDRDAERLAPLVPALQLTTGGACHLEMSLVERGWSALAATTLDFLFIENVGNLVCPASFDLGEHVRIVVTSTPEGDDKPAKYPKVFRTSQVLVINKIDLLPYVPYSFDAATRDARSVQPQLDVLTTAARSGEGIAELCAYLEQRRQRMLAEQRLLTAQAREPVAVPDDMAPGVE; this is encoded by the coding sequence ATGAGCGCAACGCGATTGCAGATCGATCGTCCCGTGCTGGCCGAGGCGCGACAAAGGGCGGCCGAGTTTCGCGACGCGCGCTCGCGGGCCGGCACGCTGGTCGTCAACTTGTTGTCGTCGCCGGGCGCAGGCAAGACCTCGCTGCTCGAGGCCGTCGCGCGCCATTGGCGCGGACGCCACACGCTGGCGGTGCTTGTCGGCGACCTGGCCACCGACCGCGATGCCGAGCGGCTCGCGCCGCTGGTGCCGGCGCTGCAGCTGACCACCGGCGGGGCGTGTCATCTGGAGATGTCGCTGGTCGAGCGCGGTTGGAGCGCGCTGGCGGCGACGACCCTCGATTTTCTATTCATCGAGAATGTCGGCAATCTCGTCTGCCCGGCCTCGTTCGACCTGGGCGAGCACGTCCGCATCGTGGTGACGAGCACGCCGGAGGGGGACGACAAGCCCGCCAAGTATCCGAAGGTGTTTCGCACGAGCCAGGTGCTGGTGATCAACAAGATCGATCTGCTGCCGTATGTGCCCTATTCGTTCGACGCCGCGACGCGCGATGCCCGGAGCGTCCAGCCGCAGTTGGACGTGTTGACGACGGCGGCCCGCAGCGGCGAGGGAATTGCCGAATTGTGCGCCTACCTGGAACAGCGTCGTCAGCGCATGCTGGCGGAACAGCGCCTGCTGACCGCGCAAGCCCGCGAACCCGTTGCCGTACCGGACGACATGGCCCCTGGCGTGGAATAG
- a CDS encoding hydrogenase maturation nickel metallochaperone HypA → MHEYSLIRALIGQVDQALRDHAGDEALCEVRVELGPWLCAEPALLQTAFRGLAAARWPQATLHIEQPPALAHCPACRCDVELPGLAHACPRCGAVEIELRSGDQFVLTELVLGAVESET, encoded by the coding sequence ATGCATGAGTATTCGTTGATTCGTGCCTTGATCGGCCAGGTCGATCAGGCGCTGCGCGATCATGCCGGCGACGAGGCGCTTTGCGAAGTGCGCGTCGAGCTGGGGCCCTGGCTGTGCGCCGAGCCGGCGCTGCTGCAGACGGCGTTTCGCGGCCTGGCCGCGGCGCGATGGCCGCAGGCGACCTTGCACATCGAGCAACCGCCGGCCCTGGCCCATTGTCCGGCGTGCCGTTGCGACGTCGAGCTGCCCGGGCTGGCGCACGCGTGCCCGCGGTGCGGCGCGGTCGAGATCGAATTGCGATCGGGCGATCAATTCGTGCTGACCGAGTTGGTGCTCGGGGCCGTGGAGTCGGAAACATGA
- a CDS encoding Ni/Fe hydrogenase subunit alpha, producing MTESSPDRRIRIAALARVEGEGGLYVSLAGDRVAEIRLEIFEPPRLFESLLVGRSIDEVPDIVARICGICPVAYQMSAVHALERALEIEIPPAIERRRRLLYCGEWIESHGLHIHLLHAPDFLGYDNAWDMAPLHGEALRRGLRLKKLGNDLLAALGGRAIHPVNVAVGGFYRAPPAEQMRNLIPDFEWGLAAACEATRWVADFDFSRGDLHDDTRDEAVALVSPVEYPMNHGLIGSTRHPAIDVQDYERVFHEEQVPHSTALHARRTATDECYLVGPLARAALNHERWSPLVQALAAEVGFVPAAMNRQQAIVARGLELVIAYETALEILRSDDWRGPARVGWTPRAATGCAATEAPRGLLYHRYEIDADNRVVEAKIVPPTSQNQAQIESDLRRLVERLAGEPDDVLARRCEQLVRSYDPCISCSTHFLKFTCERT from the coding sequence ATGACTGAATCATCACCCGACCGCCGTATCCGCATCGCCGCCCTGGCCCGCGTCGAGGGCGAAGGCGGGCTGTACGTCAGCCTGGCAGGCGATCGCGTGGCTGAGATTCGCCTGGAGATTTTCGAGCCGCCGCGATTGTTCGAGTCGCTGCTGGTCGGTCGGTCGATCGATGAAGTGCCGGATATCGTGGCGCGGATTTGCGGCATTTGTCCGGTGGCCTACCAGATGAGCGCGGTCCACGCGCTCGAACGCGCGCTGGAAATCGAGATTCCGCCGGCGATCGAACGTCGTCGTCGATTGCTGTATTGCGGAGAGTGGATCGAGAGCCACGGCCTGCACATCCACCTGCTGCACGCGCCAGATTTCCTCGGCTACGACAACGCCTGGGACATGGCCCCCCTGCACGGCGAGGCGTTGCGCCGCGGCCTGCGGCTGAAGAAACTCGGCAACGATCTGCTAGCGGCCCTCGGCGGCCGGGCCATTCACCCGGTGAACGTGGCGGTGGGTGGCTTCTATCGCGCGCCGCCGGCCGAGCAAATGCGCAACCTGATCCCCGATTTCGAGTGGGGGCTCGCCGCGGCCTGCGAGGCGACGCGGTGGGTGGCCGATTTCGACTTTTCCCGCGGCGATTTGCACGACGACACGCGCGACGAGGCCGTGGCCCTGGTCTCGCCCGTCGAATACCCGATGAACCACGGGCTGATCGGTTCGACGCGCCATCCGGCGATCGACGTGCAAGACTACGAACGCGTGTTCCACGAGGAGCAGGTGCCGCACTCGACGGCCCTGCACGCCCGGCGCACGGCGACGGACGAGTGCTATCTGGTCGGTCCGCTGGCCCGGGCGGCATTGAACCACGAGCGTTGGTCGCCGCTCGTCCAGGCCCTGGCCGCCGAGGTCGGATTCGTACCGGCCGCGATGAACCGGCAGCAGGCCATCGTGGCCCGGGGCCTGGAACTGGTGATCGCCTACGAAACGGCGCTCGAAATCTTGCGCAGCGACGATTGGCGCGGGCCGGCGCGCGTTGGTTGGACGCCCCGGGCCGCAACGGGCTGCGCCGCGACCGAGGCTCCGCGCGGGCTCCTCTATCACCGCTACGAGATCGATGCGGACAATCGCGTAGTCGAGGCCAAGATCGTACCGCCCACTTCGCAAAATCAGGCGCAGATCGAGAGCGACTTACGCCGGCTCGTCGAACGGCTCGCCGGCGAGCCCGACGACGTACTTGCTCGGCGTTGCGAACAACTGGTGCGCAGCTACGATCCGTGCATCAGTTGTTCGACGCACTTCCTCAAGTTCACCTGCGAGCGAACATGA